The window TTCCTGTCGAAGTAATCGGCAACATACTCTCCCGTCTCGGGGCAGCCAGAGACGTCGTAATTGCTTCAACGACATGTAAAAAATGGCGAGAAGCTTGTCACCGGCATCTCCATATGCTCTCCTTCAACTCCGACGACTGGCCTGTTTTCCGTGATCTCACAACCAGTAGACTCGAAATACTAATCACCCAAACCATCTTCCAAACCAAAGGATTACAAGGTCTCTCCATTTTAATGGACGACGTCGACGAATTTTCAGCTTCTGCCGTCATCGGGTGGCTGATGTACACAAGAGAAACATTGCGTTGCCTCTTTTACAACGTCCGTACAACTCCAAATGTAAACATTCTCGACATTTGTGGTCGACAAAAGCTCGAACTGTTAGCTCTAGCTCATAATTCAATCACTGGGGTTGAACCAAATTACCAAAGATTCCTTTTTCTGAAATCCCTTTCTCTAAGTTACGTCAGTATTTCATCATTAGATCTGAATCTACTCCTCACAGCTTGCCCCAAGATCGAGTTTTTAGGGCTCATAAGTCCAGAAATCGCCATCACCGATGCTCAAGTAACAGTCGAATTGACGAGTCAGACATTGAAGAAAGTTTACGTGAAAGCCATAAGTTTAGACAAATTCAGTCTAGAAGCCGACACCCTGGAGAAAATACACCTCGAAGATTGCGCATTTGAGCTTTTTGAGCTTTCTGGAAAGGGAACTTTAAAGCAATTCAGAATGCACGATGTAAGTATCTTCCATCTCGACATTTTCGATCC of the Lactuca sativa cultivar Salinas chromosome 6, Lsat_Salinas_v11, whole genome shotgun sequence genome contains:
- the LOC111905385 gene encoding F-box/LRR-repeat protein At1g67190 — protein: MDHVPVEVIGNILSRLGAARDVVIASTTCKKWREACHRHLHMLSFNSDDWPVFRDLTTSRLEILITQTIFQTKGLQGLSILMDDVDEFSASAVIGWLMYTRETLRCLFYNVRTTPNVNILDICGRQKLELLALAHNSITGVEPNYQRFLFLKSLSLSYVSISSLDLNLLLTACPKIEFLGLISPEIAITDAQVTVELTSQTLKKVYVKAISLDKFSLEADTLEKIHLEDCAFELFELSGKGTLKQFRMHDVSIFHLDIFDPVDDLEVVDVSNFTVIWSKFYQIISKCSKLKTLRLWNVVFDDEVEFVDLESIAVCFPDLRYLALSYDLRDDLKEGVLHYSLQGESAFENVSVLDLGWMILDEHFVDWVECLLRRCGRLKKLIIHGVVSESKTHVECHMLASFTSSIVQLMRKYIHVDVQFVYE